The following proteins come from a genomic window of Pseudomonas syringae:
- the recO gene encoding DNA repair protein RecO, with amino-acid sequence MSTPTGQPAYVLHSRAYRENSALVDFLTPQGLLRAVLRSAKGKAGSLARPFVPLEVEFRGRGELKNVGRMESAGVATWMTGEALFSGMYLNELLIRLLPAEDPHPAVFDHYAATLLALAAGRPLEPLLRSFEWRLLDDLGYGFAMDADINGEPLAADGMYRLQVDAGLERVYLLQPGLFQGVELLAMAEADWSIPGALSAAKRLMRQALAVHLGGRPLVSRELFRKP; translated from the coding sequence ATGAGCACGCCCACCGGCCAACCTGCTTATGTGCTTCACAGCCGTGCCTATCGCGAGAACAGCGCACTGGTCGACTTCCTCACGCCGCAAGGGCTTCTGCGGGCCGTGTTGCGCAGTGCCAAGGGCAAGGCCGGTTCGCTGGCGCGACCCTTCGTGCCGCTGGAAGTCGAGTTTCGCGGGCGTGGCGAACTGAAGAACGTCGGTCGCATGGAAAGCGCAGGTGTGGCCACCTGGATGACCGGTGAAGCGCTGTTCAGCGGCATGTACCTCAACGAACTGCTGATTCGCCTGCTGCCTGCCGAAGACCCGCACCCCGCTGTATTCGATCACTACGCTGCTACCTTGCTGGCGCTGGCCGCTGGCCGTCCGCTGGAGCCGCTGCTGCGCTCCTTCGAATGGCGACTGCTGGACGATCTGGGCTACGGTTTTGCCATGGACGCTGATATCAACGGCGAGCCGCTGGCAGCAGATGGCATGTACCGTCTGCAAGTGGATGCCGGGCTTGAGCGTGTCTACCTGTTACAACCCGGGTTGTTCCAGGGCGTCGAGCTGCTGGCCATGGCCGAGGCTGACTGGAGCATCCCTGGCGCACTGTCTGCTGCCAAGCGTCTGATGCGTCAGGCGCTGGCTGTGCATCTGGGCGGACGTCCGCTCGTCAGCCGAGAACTGTTTCGCAAGCCTTGA
- the pdxJ gene encoding pyridoxine 5'-phosphate synthase: MTQSTRILLGVNIDHVATLRQARGTRYPDPVKAALDAEEAGADGITVHLREDRRHIQERDVLLLKDVLQTRMNFEMGVTEEMLAFAERIRPAHICLVPETRQELTTEGGLDVAGQEARIKAAVERLAKIGCEVSLFIDADERQIAASKRVGAPAIELHTGRYADAQTPTEVAEELQRVADGVAFGLAQGLIVNAGHGLHYHNVEAVAAIKGINELNIGHALVAHALFVGFKAAVSEMKALIVAAAR; this comes from the coding sequence GTGACTCAAAGTACTCGCATCCTGCTCGGCGTGAACATCGACCACGTAGCCACCTTGCGTCAGGCTCGCGGCACGCGTTATCCGGACCCGGTGAAAGCCGCGCTGGACGCCGAAGAGGCGGGCGCCGATGGCATCACCGTTCACCTGCGTGAAGACCGACGACACATTCAGGAACGTGACGTCCTGCTGCTCAAGGATGTGCTGCAGACGCGCATGAATTTCGAGATGGGCGTCACCGAAGAAATGCTCGCCTTTGCCGAGCGCATCCGCCCGGCGCATATCTGCCTGGTGCCGGAAACGCGTCAGGAACTGACCACTGAAGGTGGTCTGGACGTTGCCGGACAGGAAGCACGTATCAAAGCGGCGGTTGAGCGACTGGCGAAGATCGGCTGTGAAGTCTCGCTGTTCATCGATGCCGACGAGCGTCAGATTGCGGCGTCAAAGCGTGTGGGTGCGCCAGCGATCGAACTGCACACCGGCCGTTATGCCGATGCCCAGACGCCGACCGAAGTGGCCGAAGAGCTGCAGCGGGTTGCCGATGGCGTAGCCTTTGGTCTCGCTCAGGGCCTGATCGTCAACGCCGGCCACGGTCTGCACTATCACAACGTCGAAGCGGTCGCGGCGATCAAGGGCATCAACGAACTGAACATCGGCCACGCGCTGGTGGCCCATGCATTGTTCGTTGGCTTCAAGGCGGCGGTGTCCGAAATGAAAGCGCTGATCGTCGCCGCTGCCAGGTAA
- the cmoB gene encoding tRNA 5-methoxyuridine(34)/uridine 5-oxyacetic acid(34) synthase CmoB: MIDLAPLVRRLAGTPLAEWANGLQAQLDTKMTKGHGDLQRWQSALDALPDLQPETVDLADSFTLETECDGETRTVLRKALLGLSPWRKGPFNVFGVHIDTEWRSDWKWSRVSPHLDLKGKRVLDVGCGNGYYQWRMLGAGADSVIGVDPNWLFFCQFQAMQRYLPDLPAWHLPFALEDLPANLEGFDTVFSMGVLYHRKSPIDHLLALKDCLVKGGEVVMETLVVPGDVHQVLVPEDRYAQMRNVWFLPSVPALELWMRRAGFTDVRCVDVSHTTVEEQRSTEWMRFQSLGDYLDPNDHSKTVEGLPAPMRAVIVGRKP; the protein is encoded by the coding sequence ATGATTGATCTCGCGCCTCTTGTCCGTCGTCTGGCGGGAACCCCACTGGCTGAGTGGGCCAACGGCCTGCAAGCACAACTCGACACCAAGATGACCAAGGGTCACGGTGACCTGCAACGCTGGCAAAGTGCGCTGGATGCCTTGCCGGACCTGCAACCCGAAACAGTCGATCTGGCTGACAGCTTTACGCTGGAAACCGAGTGCGACGGCGAAACCCGTACCGTGCTGCGCAAAGCGCTGCTCGGTTTGTCGCCATGGCGCAAAGGTCCGTTCAACGTGTTCGGCGTGCATATCGATACTGAATGGCGCTCGGACTGGAAGTGGTCGCGGGTGTCGCCACACCTCGATCTGAAGGGCAAACGCGTCCTGGACGTAGGGTGCGGCAACGGCTATTACCAATGGCGCATGCTCGGTGCCGGTGCCGACAGCGTGATCGGCGTCGACCCTAACTGGCTGTTCTTCTGCCAGTTCCAGGCTATGCAGCGCTACCTGCCCGACCTTCCCGCCTGGCACCTGCCTTTCGCGCTTGAAGACCTGCCGGCCAACCTGGAAGGCTTCGACACGGTGTTTTCCATGGGCGTGCTGTATCACCGTAAATCGCCGATCGACCATTTACTGGCATTGAAAGACTGCCTGGTCAAAGGTGGCGAAGTGGTGATGGAAACCCTGGTGGTGCCGGGCGATGTGCATCAGGTGCTGGTGCCGGAAGACCGTTACGCGCAAATGCGCAACGTATGGTTCCTGCCCTCAGTGCCCGCGCTGGAGCTGTGGATGCGCCGCGCAGGCTTTACTGACGTGCGTTGCGTGGACGTCAGCCACACAACGGTCGAAGAACAACGCAGCACTGAATGGATGCGCTTTCAGTCACTGGGCGATTATCTGGACCCCAACGATCACAGCAAGACGGTCGAAGGCCTGCCAGCGCCCATGCGTGCGGTGATCGTGGGGCGTAAGCCCTGA
- the cmoA gene encoding carboxy-S-adenosyl-L-methionine synthase CmoA: MSKEPDRIFAQPLAQVPDFAFNEDVVRVFPDMIKRSVPGYPTIVENLGVLAAQFAQPHTVLYDLGSSLGAVTQALRRHVRGEGCEVIAIDNSSAMVERCREYLNAQNSMFQELLPVQVIEGDILALEFKPASVVALNFTLQFIAPDQRLSLLGRIRDALVPGGALILSEKLRFNDEQEQALLTDLHIAFKRANGYSDLEISQKRSAIENVMKPDSLEEHRQRLLAAGFSNVVPWFQCLNFASLIALP; encoded by the coding sequence GTGAGCAAAGAACCCGACCGCATTTTCGCCCAGCCCCTGGCTCAGGTGCCTGACTTCGCCTTCAATGAAGACGTGGTTCGGGTATTCCCGGACATGATCAAACGCTCGGTGCCGGGCTACCCGACGATTGTCGAAAACCTCGGTGTGCTCGCCGCGCAGTTCGCGCAGCCCCACACCGTGCTGTATGACCTCGGCAGTTCATTGGGTGCCGTCACTCAGGCCTTGCGCCGCCATGTACGCGGCGAAGGCTGTGAAGTCATTGCGATAGACAATTCCAGCGCAATGGTCGAGCGCTGCCGTGAATACCTCAATGCGCAGAACTCCATGTTTCAGGAGCTGCTGCCGGTGCAGGTCATCGAGGGCGATATCCTGGCCCTGGAATTCAAGCCTGCCTCGGTCGTGGCGTTGAACTTCACCCTGCAATTCATCGCTCCCGACCAGCGCCTGTCATTGCTTGGGCGCATTCGTGACGCATTGGTGCCGGGCGGCGCGCTGATCCTTTCCGAAAAACTGCGTTTCAACGATGAGCAGGAGCAGGCGCTGCTGACTGATCTGCACATTGCCTTCAAACGCGCCAACGGCTACAGCGATCTGGAAATTTCCCAGAAACGCAGCGCCATCGAAAACGTCATGAAACCCGACAGCCTTGAAGAACACCGTCAGCGTCTGCTGGCGGCAGGCTTCTCCAACGTCGTGCCCTGGTTCCAATGCCTTAACTTTGCCTCGTTGATTGCCCTGCCATGA
- a CDS encoding protease inhibitor I42 family protein: MTPARFIAPLSLALLTACAQTPKHIVSIDTQSDCPLTLKSGQTLILTLPSNPTTGFRWLTQNPAQSVLRSLGPEVYANAESKEMVGSGGQSVWRYKATDAGTGKLMMTYQQPWAPEVPPDQTFECAITVN, encoded by the coding sequence ATGACCCCTGCCCGTTTTATTGCACCGTTGAGCCTTGCGCTGCTGACGGCGTGCGCTCAGACGCCGAAGCATATTGTTTCCATCGACACGCAAAGCGATTGTCCGCTGACACTCAAGTCCGGGCAGACGCTGATTCTGACGCTGCCCAGCAACCCGACAACCGGCTTTCGCTGGCTGACCCAAAACCCCGCGCAGAGTGTCCTGCGCAGTCTGGGGCCTGAGGTGTATGCCAACGCCGAAAGCAAGGAGATGGTCGGCAGCGGCGGGCAATCTGTGTGGCGCTACAAGGCCACCGACGCTGGCACCGGCAAGCTGATGATGACCTATCAGCAACCCTGGGCTCCGGAAGTCCCGCCGGACCAGACGTTCGAGTGCGCGATCACCGTGAACTGA
- the lon gene encoding endopeptidase La produces the protein MSDQQTDSPDLPDDADEHDVSLSSDSTSLALPGQNLPDKVYIIPIHNRPFFPAQVLPVIVNEEPWAETLELVSKSDHHSLALFFMDTPQEDPRHFDTAALPEYGTLVKVHHASRENGRLQFVAQGLSRVRIRTWLKHHRPPYLVEVEYPQQPNEPTDEVKAYGMALINAIKELLPLNPLYSEELKNYLNRFSPNDPSPLTDFAAALTSATGVELQQVLDCVPMLKRMEKVLPMLRKEVEVARLQKEISAEVNRKIGEHQRQFFLKEQLKVIQQELGLSKDDRSADIEQFEQRLEGKTLPPQARKKFDEEIGKLKVLETGSPEYAVTRNYLDWTSSLPWGVYGADKLDLKHARKVLDQHHAGLDDIKARILEFLAVGAYKGEISGSIVLLVGPPGVGKTSVGRSIAESLGRPFYRLSVGGMRDEAEIKGHRRTYIGAQPGKLVQALKDVEVMNPVIMLDEIDKMGQSYQGDPASALLETLDPEQNVEFLDHYLDLRLDLSKVLFVCTANTLDSIPGPLLDRMEVIRLSGYITEEKLAIAKRHLWPKQLAKAGVAKNKLSISDTALRAVIEGYAREAGVRHLEKQLGKLVRKAVVKLLDAPDSVIKIGPKDLEASLGMPVFRSEQVLSGVGVITGLAWTSMGGATLPIEATRIHTLNRGFKLTGQLGDVMKESAEIAYSYVSANLAKFGGDAKFFDEAFVHVHVPEGATPKDGPSAGVTMASALLSLARNQAPKKGVAMTGELTLTGHVLPIGGVREKVIAARRQKIHELILPEPNRGNFEELPDYLKEGITVHFAKRFADVVKVLF, from the coding sequence ATGAGCGACCAGCAGACAGACTCGCCAGATTTGCCCGATGACGCAGACGAGCACGACGTGTCTCTGAGCTCCGACAGCACCTCGCTTGCCTTGCCCGGCCAGAACCTGCCGGACAAGGTTTACATCATTCCGATTCACAACCGCCCCTTTTTCCCCGCCCAAGTGTTACCGGTGATCGTCAATGAAGAGCCGTGGGCCGAGACTCTGGAGCTGGTCAGCAAGTCCGATCATCACTCGCTTGCGCTGTTTTTCATGGACACGCCGCAGGAAGATCCTCGCCACTTCGATACAGCCGCGCTCCCCGAGTATGGCACTTTGGTCAAGGTTCACCATGCCAGTCGTGAAAATGGCCGCTTGCAGTTCGTGGCCCAAGGCCTGAGCCGTGTGCGTATTCGCACCTGGCTCAAGCACCATCGCCCGCCTTATCTGGTTGAAGTCGAGTACCCGCAGCAGCCCAACGAGCCCACCGACGAGGTGAAGGCCTACGGCATGGCGCTGATCAATGCGATCAAGGAACTGCTGCCACTCAACCCGCTGTACAGCGAGGAATTGAAGAATTACCTCAATCGCTTCAGCCCCAACGACCCGTCGCCGCTCACCGATTTTGCGGCTGCCCTGACGTCTGCTACCGGCGTTGAGCTGCAACAGGTGCTCGACTGCGTGCCGATGCTCAAGCGCATGGAAAAAGTCCTGCCCATGCTGCGCAAGGAAGTCGAGGTTGCGCGCCTGCAGAAAGAGATCTCTGCCGAGGTGAATCGCAAGATCGGCGAGCACCAGCGCCAGTTCTTCCTCAAGGAGCAGCTCAAAGTCATTCAGCAGGAGCTGGGGCTGAGCAAGGACGATCGCAGTGCGGACATCGAACAATTCGAGCAGCGCCTCGAAGGCAAGACCTTGCCGCCACAGGCGCGCAAAAAGTTCGACGAGGAAATCGGCAAGCTCAAGGTGCTGGAAACCGGCTCGCCCGAATACGCGGTGACGCGTAATTATCTGGACTGGACCAGCTCCTTGCCGTGGGGCGTCTATGGTGCCGACAAACTGGACCTCAAGCACGCGCGCAAAGTGCTCGATCAGCACCACGCCGGGCTGGATGACATCAAGGCGCGGATTCTCGAATTCCTCGCCGTGGGTGCCTATAAAGGCGAAATCAGCGGTTCGATCGTGCTGCTGGTGGGCCCGCCCGGCGTGGGCAAGACCAGCGTCGGCCGCTCGATTGCCGAATCTCTGGGTCGGCCGTTCTATCGTCTGAGCGTGGGTGGTATGCGTGACGAGGCGGAGATCAAGGGCCATCGCCGGACCTACATCGGTGCCCAGCCGGGCAAGCTGGTGCAGGCGCTGAAAGACGTCGAAGTCATGAACCCGGTGATCATGCTTGATGAAATCGACAAGATGGGCCAGAGCTACCAGGGCGACCCTGCGTCTGCGCTGCTGGAAACCCTGGACCCGGAACAGAACGTCGAATTCCTTGATCATTATCTGGACCTGCGTCTGGACCTGTCGAAAGTGCTGTTCGTGTGCACCGCCAACACCCTGGACTCGATCCCCGGTCCGTTGCTCGACCGGATGGAAGTGATTCGCCTGTCCGGCTATATCACCGAAGAGAAACTGGCGATTGCCAAGCGGCACTTGTGGCCCAAGCAATTGGCGAAAGCCGGCGTGGCGAAGAACAAGCTGAGCATCAGTGACACCGCCCTGCGCGCCGTCATAGAGGGCTATGCGCGGGAAGCCGGTGTACGGCATCTGGAAAAACAGCTCGGCAAACTGGTGCGCAAAGCTGTCGTGAAACTGCTGGATGCGCCTGATTCAGTGATCAAGATCGGGCCGAAAGACCTCGAAGCGTCGCTGGGTATGCCGGTGTTCCGCAGCGAACAGGTGCTGTCCGGGGTTGGCGTGATTACCGGTCTGGCCTGGACCAGCATGGGCGGCGCCACCCTGCCGATCGAAGCCACGCGTATTCACACCTTGAACCGCGGCTTCAAGCTGACCGGGCAACTGGGTGATGTGATGAAGGAGTCGGCAGAAATTGCTTATAGCTACGTCAGTGCCAATCTGGCGAAGTTTGGCGGCGATGCGAAGTTCTTCGACGAAGCGTTCGTGCACGTTCACGTTCCCGAGGGCGCAACCCCTAAGGACGGTCCGAGCGCAGGCGTGACCATGGCCAGTGCCTTGCTGTCGCTGGCGCGTAATCAGGCGCCCAAGAAAGGCGTCGCCATGACCGGCGAACTGACCCTGACGGGCCATGTGCTGCCTATCGGTGGCGTGCGCGAAAAGGTCATTGCGGCCCGTCGCCAGAAAATCCACGAACTGATCCTGCCAGAGCCGAACCGTGGCAATTTCGAGGAACTGCCGGATTATCTCAAGGAAGGCATCACCGTCCACTTCGCCAAGCGCTTTGCGGATGTGGTGAAGGTGTTGTTTTAA
- a CDS encoding methylamine utilization protein, which yields MTNVVISALLAGLWMASAATASAATFTAQMFDNQGKPLADAVVTLKGPPGTAPVVLQAAMDQRDQEFSPYVLAVHTGTQVRFPNSDNIRHQVYSFSPAKRFELRLYEGTPSAPLLFDKPGVVVLGCNIHDWMVGYIYVTDEPWFGVTDSNGLLKLDQLPAGHYAATLWHPQLEDMQPVSGGEFDVPVAGLVQRFKLNVEPKAEDKPAKPASDGFGEAFHKAAHE from the coding sequence ATGACCAACGTAGTTATTTCGGCATTGCTGGCTGGATTATGGATGGCATCGGCTGCGACAGCATCGGCTGCGACCTTTACCGCGCAAATGTTCGACAATCAGGGCAAGCCTCTTGCCGATGCCGTGGTCACCCTCAAAGGGCCTCCCGGAACTGCGCCGGTCGTACTCCAGGCGGCGATGGATCAGCGCGATCAGGAGTTTTCGCCCTACGTGCTGGCGGTCCACACCGGCACGCAGGTCAGGTTCCCCAACAGCGACAACATTCGCCATCAGGTGTATTCGTTTTCTCCAGCCAAGCGCTTTGAATTGCGCCTCTATGAAGGCACACCGTCGGCCCCGCTGCTGTTCGACAAGCCTGGCGTCGTGGTACTTGGCTGCAATATTCATGACTGGATGGTTGGCTACATCTACGTGACCGACGAGCCGTGGTTCGGCGTGACGGACAGCAATGGCCTGCTGAAACTCGATCAGCTGCCTGCCGGGCACTACGCCGCCACACTCTGGCACCCGCAGCTGGAAGACATGCAGCCGGTGTCTGGTGGCGAGTTCGATGTGCCCGTTGCAGGACTTGTTCAGCGCTTCAAACTGAATGTCGAACCGAAAGCCGAGGACAAACCTGCAAAACCTGCGTCGGACGGGTTTGGCGAAGCCTTTCACAAGGCCGCCCATGAATGA
- a CDS encoding bifunctional diguanylate cyclase/phosphodiesterase has translation MKLKISFQARIAGVLIALLLIVVCAVFLAVKVATGDAVRTQAQAQLEVGSRVFERLIDLRGKRLRDGVQLLAADFGFRDAVASADASTIRSVLLNHGKRINASEMFLLGMDGVVVASTVPEVPEGSRFIYDQALRNAKRAGQSVLIIPGGGTPHLLVESTVLAPLPIGRVVMGFAIDGDIAEELRSLSGLEVSFLTVENGQSGNLISTQPPALHEGLVELMRNSSGGQMRVTEQANLNFLSQTLMLANTGNAGDGQVIALLQSPLDKAFQAFAPLDEKIFWISMAAVLASLIGTLALARSVSLPVRALAIAAKRIGDGDYETPVNMARNDELGMLADAINTMQHGIAVREGQLAHNALHDNLTGLPNRALVMERLGSSIAAERPVALLYLGISNLATISESAGAEGVEQLLLQVGQRLQGILRAGDTVARLTATEFLLLLDNTTSDGAVGMGDAVQRLLAGLPRIDNLDLALECCVGITVYPEHGGSAQKLVSRAAIARKDATFLPGRLQIYEDGRDLAHQRQISLIRDLRKAPQRGELTLHYQPKLDIRQGYVRQAEALLRWTHPQFGNVSPAEFIVLAERTGSIHLLTDWVIEEAFRQLADWRQRGLVLQVSVNISADDLLSGDLAGYAMRLIKQYGVPAEQLVFEITESAVMSEPEKALIVLHRLRDCGISLSIDDFGTGYSSLAHLKRLPVQELKIDQSFVRDLDETSEDAVIVRSTIEMSHNLGLKVVAEGVEYQHSLDLLRRWHCDTAQGYLISRPLTATAFEAWIASSQASPGFMVN, from the coding sequence ATGAAGCTTAAAATCAGCTTTCAGGCGCGTATCGCCGGGGTTTTGATTGCCCTGTTGCTGATCGTCGTGTGTGCAGTCTTCCTGGCGGTCAAGGTCGCGACCGGGGATGCGGTGCGTACACAGGCGCAGGCGCAACTGGAAGTCGGTAGCCGGGTGTTTGAGCGCTTGATCGATCTGCGCGGCAAGCGCTTGCGTGACGGAGTGCAGTTGCTGGCTGCCGATTTCGGCTTTCGCGATGCGGTGGCCAGCGCAGACGCATCGACCATTCGATCCGTACTGCTGAACCACGGCAAACGGATCAACGCCAGTGAGATGTTCCTGCTGGGGATGGACGGTGTGGTGGTTGCCAGCACAGTCCCCGAAGTGCCTGAAGGCTCCCGATTCATTTATGACCAGGCGTTGCGCAATGCCAAGCGTGCCGGTCAGTCGGTGCTGATCATCCCCGGTGGTGGAACGCCGCATTTGCTGGTCGAAAGCACCGTGCTGGCGCCTTTGCCGATCGGTCGCGTGGTCATGGGGTTCGCCATTGACGGCGACATTGCCGAGGAACTGCGCTCGCTCAGCGGCCTGGAAGTGTCTTTTCTCACCGTGGAAAACGGTCAGTCGGGCAATTTGATCAGTACCCAGCCGCCCGCCCTGCACGAAGGGCTGGTCGAGCTGATGAGGAACTCCTCGGGTGGGCAGATGCGGGTCACCGAGCAGGCCAACCTGAACTTTCTCAGTCAGACCCTGATGCTTGCCAATACCGGCAACGCTGGCGACGGGCAAGTGATCGCGTTGCTGCAAAGCCCGCTCGACAAGGCTTTTCAGGCTTTTGCGCCGCTCGATGAAAAGATTTTCTGGATTTCCATGGCCGCCGTGCTGGCCTCATTGATCGGCACGCTGGCACTGGCGCGCAGCGTTTCGTTGCCGGTGCGGGCTTTGGCGATTGCCGCCAAGCGTATTGGCGACGGTGATTATGAAACCCCGGTAAACATGGCCCGTAACGACGAGTTGGGCATGCTCGCCGATGCGATCAACACCATGCAGCATGGCATCGCCGTGCGTGAAGGCCAGCTTGCGCACAACGCGCTGCATGACAACCTCACCGGCCTGCCCAACCGGGCGCTGGTCATGGAGCGTCTGGGCAGCTCGATTGCTGCCGAGCGTCCGGTTGCGCTGTTGTACCTGGGTATCAGCAACCTCGCGACAATCAGTGAAAGTGCGGGTGCCGAAGGGGTAGAGCAGCTGTTGCTTCAGGTGGGACAGCGCCTGCAAGGCATCTTGCGCGCCGGCGATACAGTCGCTCGGCTGACCGCTACCGAATTTCTGCTGCTGCTGGATAACACTACCAGCGACGGCGCTGTAGGCATGGGTGACGCGGTGCAACGTTTACTCGCCGGGCTGCCGCGCATCGATAATCTGGATCTGGCACTTGAATGCTGCGTTGGCATCACGGTGTACCCGGAACACGGTGGCTCTGCCCAGAAGCTGGTCAGCCGTGCGGCGATTGCCCGCAAAGACGCCACATTCCTGCCCGGCCGCCTGCAGATCTATGAGGACGGTCGCGACCTTGCCCACCAGCGCCAGATCAGCCTGATCCGTGACTTGCGCAAAGCCCCGCAGCGCGGCGAACTGACGCTGCATTACCAGCCCAAGCTGGATATCCGCCAAGGCTATGTGCGGCAGGCCGAAGCCTTGTTGCGCTGGACGCATCCGCAGTTCGGCAATGTCTCGCCTGCGGAATTCATTGTGCTGGCCGAGCGCACCGGCAGTATTCATCTGCTGACCGACTGGGTCATCGAAGAAGCGTTTCGGCAGTTGGCTGACTGGCGCCAGCGTGGGCTGGTGCTGCAGGTGTCGGTCAATATTTCCGCCGATGACTTGTTGAGCGGTGATCTGGCCGGGTATGCCATGCGCCTGATCAAGCAGTATGGCGTGCCTGCCGAGCAGTTGGTGTTTGAAATCACCGAAAGCGCCGTCATGAGCGAGCCGGAAAAAGCGTTGATCGTTCTGCACCGTCTGCGCGACTGCGGCATCAGTCTGTCAATCGATGACTTCGGCACCGGCTATTCGTCGCTGGCGCACTTGAAGCGACTGCCGGTGCAGGAATTGAAAATCGACCAGTCTTTCGTGCGCGATCTGGATGAAACCAGTGAAGACGCCGTGATCGTGCGTTCGACCATCGAAATGAGCCACAACCTCGGGCTCAAAGTCGTGGCCGAAGGCGTTGAATATCAACATAGCCTGGACCTGCTCCGCCGCTGGCACTGCGACACGGCACAGGGTTACCTGATCAGCCGTCCGTTGACGGCCACGGCCTTTGAAGCATGGATTGCCAGCTCTCAGGCGTCACCCGGCTTTATGGTGAACTAA
- a CDS encoding DUF3034 family protein, protein MSYRIPLVLGCVLGAVAPLALADNGRLIATGGATSIEGSAGGGITPWAVITGYSEQGEWGATAFATHVNLPDYNLDVAGLAFAYGNRVELSYAHQRFDISTLQHRLSLPDDNLSQDVFGVKLRLFGDLIYDSLPQVSLGVQYKHQNDFLIPSLVGAQRDSDVEGYLTASRLFMGAAFGYNVVVNGGVRYSRANETGLLGFGGDRRDSRSVLKEGSVAVLFNPRWAMGVEYREKPDNLSFAGESDWADVFVGYFPNKHLSVVLAYARLGEIATLDNQNGTYLSVQGSF, encoded by the coding sequence ATGTCCTACCGAATTCCATTGGTGTTGGGTTGTGTTCTGGGCGCTGTCGCACCGCTTGCGCTGGCGGATAACGGTCGCTTGATCGCCACGGGTGGCGCAACCAGCATTGAAGGCAGCGCTGGCGGCGGCATCACGCCCTGGGCGGTGATCACCGGTTACAGCGAGCAGGGCGAGTGGGGCGCAACGGCCTTTGCCACGCATGTCAATCTGCCGGATTACAACCTGGACGTTGCGGGCCTGGCTTTCGCTTACGGCAACCGCGTCGAACTGTCCTACGCTCACCAGCGTTTCGATATCAGCACCTTGCAGCATCGGCTCAGCCTGCCGGACGATAACCTCAGCCAGGACGTGTTCGGTGTCAAATTGCGGTTGTTCGGCGACCTGATCTACGACAGCCTGCCGCAGGTATCGCTGGGCGTGCAGTACAAACACCAGAATGATTTTCTCATCCCCAGCCTGGTCGGCGCGCAGCGTGATTCGGATGTGGAAGGCTATCTCACGGCCAGCCGGCTGTTCATGGGTGCGGCCTTTGGCTACAACGTGGTGGTCAACGGCGGAGTGCGTTACAGCCGTGCCAACGAAACCGGTCTGCTCGGGTTTGGCGGTGACCGGCGTGACAGCCGCAGCGTGCTCAAGGAAGGTTCGGTGGCAGTCTTGTTCAACCCTCGTTGGGCAATGGGTGTCGAATATCGCGAGAAGCCGGACAACCTGTCGTTCGCGGGCGAAAGCGATTGGGCGGACGTGTTCGTCGGGTACTTCCCTAACAAGCACCTGTCTGTCGTGCTGGCCTACGCCAGGCTGGGTGAAATTGCCACGCTGGATAACCAGAACGGCACCTACCTGTCCGTACAGGGGAGCTTCTGA
- a CDS encoding group I truncated hemoglobin translates to MRRLLICLMLTLLAGCAQQRAQDDSLYQDLGQRAGIQRIVEGMLIHVARDARISERFKRVNIVLLRDRLVEKLCVEAGGPCRYAGDSMAESHKGQNLTPSDFNALVENLIASMDAENIPVPVQNRLIARLAPMRGEVIGK, encoded by the coding sequence ATGAGGCGCTTGTTGATCTGCCTGATGCTGACGCTGCTGGCCGGTTGTGCGCAGCAACGTGCGCAGGACGACAGCCTCTATCAGGACCTTGGCCAGCGTGCCGGTATCCAGCGGATTGTCGAAGGCATGCTGATCCATGTGGCCAGGGATGCGCGCATCTCCGAGCGCTTCAAAAGGGTCAACATCGTGCTGTTGCGCGACCGGCTGGTCGAGAAGCTGTGTGTCGAAGCCGGCGGGCCATGCCGCTATGCCGGCGACAGCATGGCCGAGTCCCACAAAGGCCAGAACCTGACACCCAGCGACTTCAATGCGCTGGTCGAAAACCTGATCGCCTCCATGGACGCCGAGAACATCCCTGTCCCGGTACAGAACCGCCTCATCGCCCGGCTGGCCCCGATGCGGGGCGAGGTGATCGGCAAGTAA